From the genome of Candidatus Deferrimicrobium borealis:
TCGATCATGAAAAGTGCACGACCTGCCTGAACTGCTTCGCGTTCTGCCCGGACGGAAGCTGGCACTTCGACGAGAAGGCCGAAAAGATGGTCTGGAACCCGATCTACTGCAAAGGTTGCAGGATCTGTGTAGAGGTTTGCCCGGTGGACGCCATCCATCTCGAGAACGAACTGAATTTCAAAGGCGGCATGGCCCGTCTTGAAAAGCCTTACTAGATTCCAAGGAGGAGAAACACATGCCGAGAGAAACTGTCATGGCGGGTTGTTCCGCCGCTGCGAATGGCGCCAAATTAGCAAGGGTAGAGGTCATCAGCTCGTACCCGATCCGCCCGTACACCGGCATCATGATGGAGCTTTCCAGGATGGTGGCGGACGGGGAACTCGATGCGGAATTCATCCACGGTGAAGGCGAACACGCCCAGGTCTCCATCGCCCAGGGCGCGTCCGCGTCCGGCGCAAGGGCGTACACGGGATCCTCGGGCGTCGGCGTCGCCTACGCGATGGAGGTCTACTCCCCCATCTCCGG
Proteins encoded in this window:
- a CDS encoding 4Fe-4S binding protein, giving the protein MSPMYCEKFRIPKHLEIADGAVVPAPVGEQPMMKTGNWRTDRPVIDHEKCTTCLNCFAFCPDGSWHFDEKAEKMVWNPIYCKGCRICVEVCPVDAIHLENELNFKGGMARLEKPY